Proteins found in one Serratia plymuthica genomic segment:
- the mltA gene encoding murein transglycosylase A yields MKGRWGKYLLGGLMVAVLAGCSSKPTDRGQQYKDGHLDQSLELVNQPNAKGVPVNARDYSNQLMEIKNASPALFNRNNSTFQAVQSWMAAGADTRQLNQYGLSAYQMEGVDNYGNVQFTGYYTPVVQARYTQQGEFRYPLYRMPPKGKGRLPDRAGIYSGALDDRYIVAYTNSLMDNFMMEVQGSGYVDYGNGQPLVFFGYGGKNGHAYRSIGKVLIDRGEVAKADMSMQAIRQWADTHSAAEVRELLEQNPSFVFFRPEAFAPVRGASAVPLIAKASVASDRSLIPAGTTLLAEVPLLDNKGKFTGKYEMRLMVALDVGGAIKGQHFDMYQGIGPDAGHSAGYYNHYGRVWVLKGGNTGTPLFTSQTSSANGGSLLVTR; encoded by the coding sequence ATGAAAGGACGTTGGGGCAAATACCTGCTGGGCGGGTTGATGGTAGCGGTACTGGCTGGCTGTTCGTCAAAGCCGACCGACCGGGGACAGCAGTATAAGGATGGCCATCTGGATCAGTCGCTGGAGTTGGTGAATCAACCCAACGCCAAAGGCGTGCCGGTTAACGCCAGGGATTACTCGAATCAGCTGATGGAGATTAAAAACGCTTCTCCTGCGCTGTTTAATCGCAACAACAGCACCTTTCAGGCAGTGCAAAGCTGGATGGCCGCCGGTGCCGATACCCGTCAACTGAACCAATACGGCCTCAGCGCCTATCAGATGGAAGGCGTGGACAACTACGGTAACGTGCAGTTCACCGGCTACTATACGCCGGTCGTGCAGGCGCGCTATACCCAGCAGGGCGAGTTCCGCTACCCGCTGTACCGCATGCCGCCAAAAGGCAAAGGCCGTCTGCCTGATCGCGCGGGCATATACTCGGGCGCGCTGGATGACCGTTATATCGTCGCTTACACCAACTCGCTGATGGACAACTTTATGATGGAAGTCCAGGGCAGCGGCTATGTGGATTACGGCAATGGCCAGCCGCTGGTGTTCTTCGGCTACGGCGGCAAGAACGGCCATGCTTACCGCAGCATAGGTAAAGTGTTGATCGATCGCGGCGAAGTGGCCAAGGCGGATATGTCTATGCAGGCGATCCGCCAGTGGGCCGATACCCACAGCGCTGCGGAAGTGCGTGAGCTGCTGGAGCAGAATCCTTCCTTTGTGTTCTTCCGTCCGGAGGCGTTTGCGCCGGTACGTGGCGCCAGTGCGGTTCCTTTGATTGCCAAAGCCTCGGTAGCTTCCGACCGTTCACTGATCCCGGCAGGCACCACGCTGCTGGCGGAAGTGCCTTTGCTGGACAACAAGGGTAAATTCACGGGAAAATATGAGATGCGCCTGATGGTGGCTCTGGACGTGGGCGGCGCTATCAAAGGCCAGCACTTCGATATGTACCAGGGCATCGGGCCGGACGCCGGCCACTCGGCGGGGTATTACAACCATTATGGCCGAGTCTGGGTGCTCAAAGGCGGTAACACCGGCACGCCACTGTTCACCAGCCAGACCTCTTCCGCTAACGGCGGTTCGTTGTTGGTCACCCGCTGA